In the Cololabis saira isolate AMF1-May2022 chromosome 7, fColSai1.1, whole genome shotgun sequence genome, one interval contains:
- the LOC133447403 gene encoding leucine-rich repeat-containing protein 51-like, whose product MDSPPVDLSFKEIFTVTDALEEEPNKGLRPLTTNSEGKYLSRSLRLGYNKLSNLDGLQYVIDHFLADPTKLCWLDLSFNNLTSIDPVLFELEELRVLYLHGNSISNMTEVEDLGVLKHLHTITLHGNVIESLRDYRNQVIFALPHLKNMDFSVVTPRERELANLWSKKV is encoded by the exons ATGGATTCCCCTCCGGTGGATCTGTCTTTTAAAGAAATCTTCACAGTCACAG ATGCACTGGAAGAGGAACCCAACAAAGGCCTGCGACCTTTGACAACAAACTCTGAGGGGAAGTACCTGAGCCGCTCTCTGCGTCTCGGATACAACAAGCTCTCAAACCTTGACGGTCTTCAGTACGTCATCGACCATTTCCTGGCTGATCCCACAAAGCTCTGCTGGCTGGACCTGTCCTTCAACAACTTAACATCCATCGATCCA GTTTTGTTTGAGCTGGAAGAGCTGCGTGTGTTGTatctccatggcaacagcaTCTCCAACATGACAGAGGTAGAAGACCTGGGAGTGCTGAAGCATCTGCACACGATCACGCTGCACGGAAATGTCATAGAAAGTTTGAGGGACTACAG GAATCAAGTGATTTTTGCTCTGCCTCACCTGAAGAACATGGACTTCAGCGTTGTGACACCCAGGGAGCGGGAGTTGGCAAATCTTTGGTCCAAGAAGGTTTAA